One Clostridia bacterium genomic window carries:
- a CDS encoding MetQ/NlpA family ABC transporter substrate-binding protein → MKRIITLLSVAVLLFAGCGPAPASGDSRASEPGPSDGGQHVHLVVGAVPTPHAEILNDVVKPMLAKKGIDIEVKEFEDYIAPNEALSAGDIDANYFQHVPYLDDWNQHHGTNLIWLAKVHIEPMGVYSKKISSLDQLKDGDAIGIPNSPTSVSRALLLLQTAGLIQLKDGGSYTSTVDDVVANPKHLKFEEIQPELLPRSLDDLAAAAINGNYVLEAKEAGILKDPKPLVQEGAESPFANVLAVRAEDKGKPALCELAKALVTPEVKDYILQHYTGTVVPAQSLNPDAGCQ, encoded by the coding sequence ATGAAGCGAATCATCACGCTCCTTTCCGTCGCCGTCCTGCTCTTCGCCGGTTGCGGACCCGCGCCCGCGTCCGGGGACTCGCGGGCGTCAGAGCCCGGCCCGTCCGACGGCGGCCAGCACGTGCATCTCGTCGTGGGCGCCGTGCCGACGCCGCACGCGGAGATCCTCAACGACGTCGTCAAGCCCATGCTCGCGAAGAAGGGCATCGACATCGAGGTCAAGGAGTTCGAGGACTACATCGCGCCCAACGAGGCGCTGTCCGCCGGCGACATCGACGCCAACTACTTCCAGCACGTGCCGTACCTCGACGACTGGAACCAGCACCACGGGACGAACCTGATCTGGCTCGCCAAGGTGCACATCGAGCCGATGGGCGTCTACTCCAAGAAGATCAGCAGCCTGGACCAGCTCAAGGACGGCGACGCGATCGGCATCCCCAACTCGCCCACGTCCGTCTCCCGCGCGCTGCTCCTGCTGCAGACCGCGGGGCTGATCCAGCTCAAGGACGGCGGCTCCTACACGAGCACCGTGGACGACGTCGTCGCCAACCCGAAGCACCTGAAGTTCGAGGAGATCCAGCCGGAGCTGCTGCCGCGCTCGCTCGACGACCTGGCGGCGGCCGCGATCAACGGGAACTACGTGCTCGAGGCGAAGGAGGCCGGCATCCTGAAGGATCCGAAGCCTCTTGTCCAGGAGGGGGCGGAGTCGCCCTTCGCGAACGTGCTGGCCGTCCGCGCGGAGGACAAGGGCAAGCCGGCCCTGTGCGAGCTGGCGAAAGCCCTCGTGACGCCGGAGGTCAAGGACTACATCCTGCAACACTACACGGGCACGGTCGTGCCGGCGCAGTCGCTCAACCCGGACGCCGGCTGCCAGTGA